A genomic window from Winogradskyella sp. J14-2 includes:
- the metG gene encoding methionine--tRNA ligase yields the protein MPKRYTITAALPYTNGPIHIGHLAGVYVPADIYSRYLRLTGNDVAFICGSDEHGVPITIKAKKEGVTPQDIVDKYHAIIKTSFEDFGISFDNYSRTSAKIHHDTASEFFKTLYNKNEFVEEVSEQLYDAEANQFLADRFVIGTCPKCGYEEAYGDQCENCGTSHNATDLINPKSAITGNTPTLKETKHWFLPLNKHEEFLREWILKGHKKDWKPNVYGQVKSWIDDGLRPRAVTRDLDWGIPVPVEGGEGKVLYVWFDAPIGYISATKEWAARASKNWEDYWKDEDTKLVHFIGKDNIVFHCIIFPSMLKAEGSYILPENVPANEFLNLEGNKLSTSKNWAVWLPEYLEDFPNQQDVLRYALTANAPETKDNDFTWKDFQARNNNELVAIFGNFINRVAVLTNKYYNGEIPQPSAFKPIDEATLAAVKAYPAVIASSIERYRFREGSQELMNLARLGNKYLADEEPWKTIKTDEERTKTVMFVALQIASALAVLSEPFLPFTSDKLKSILCHSELVSESNWEDISIKDVLLPSGHSIQSGKPELLFSKIEDETIQKQLDKLEASKKANEAANKKVEPQKEEITFDDFTKLDLRVGTILEAEKMPKTKKLLVLKVDTGIDTRTIVSGIAESFSPEDVIGKRVTVLVNLAPRKLRGVESQGMILMTEDKRGNLVFVNPNTEGVANGLKIS from the coding sequence ATGCCAAAAAGATATACCATTACGGCTGCTTTACCATATACTAATGGTCCAATTCATATTGGTCATTTAGCTGGTGTTTATGTACCCGCAGATATTTATTCGAGATATTTAAGATTAACAGGTAATGACGTTGCTTTTATTTGCGGTAGTGATGAGCATGGTGTGCCGATTACCATCAAAGCAAAAAAAGAAGGTGTAACACCACAAGATATTGTAGATAAGTATCATGCTATCATCAAAACTTCATTTGAAGATTTTGGTATTTCTTTTGATAATTATTCACGCACATCAGCTAAGATTCACCACGATACAGCTTCAGAATTCTTTAAAACGCTTTACAATAAAAACGAATTTGTTGAAGAAGTGTCTGAACAATTATACGATGCTGAAGCGAATCAGTTTTTGGCAGATCGTTTTGTGATTGGCACTTGCCCAAAATGTGGTTATGAAGAAGCCTATGGCGACCAATGCGAAAACTGTGGAACCAGCCATAACGCAACGGATTTAATTAATCCTAAGTCTGCAATTACAGGCAACACACCAACGTTAAAAGAAACCAAACACTGGTTTTTACCTTTAAATAAACACGAAGAATTTTTACGTGAATGGATCCTAAAAGGTCATAAAAAAGACTGGAAACCTAATGTTTACGGCCAGGTAAAATCTTGGATAGACGACGGATTACGCCCAAGGGCCGTAACCAGAGATTTAGATTGGGGAATTCCTGTACCTGTAGAAGGTGGAGAAGGCAAAGTGCTTTATGTTTGGTTCGATGCACCAATTGGCTACATCTCTGCTACCAAAGAATGGGCAGCACGTGCAAGCAAAAACTGGGAAGATTACTGGAAAGATGAAGACACTAAACTTGTGCACTTTATTGGTAAGGACAATATTGTATTTCACTGTATCATTTTTCCATCGATGTTAAAGGCTGAAGGCTCTTACATTTTACCAGAAAATGTACCAGCCAACGAGTTTTTAAATTTGGAAGGCAACAAACTTTCAACATCAAAAAACTGGGCAGTTTGGTTACCAGAGTATTTAGAAGACTTTCCAAATCAGCAAGATGTGTTGCGTTATGCCTTAACAGCTAATGCACCAGAAACTAAAGACAATGATTTTACTTGGAAAGATTTCCAAGCCAGAAACAACAATGAACTAGTGGCTATTTTTGGTAATTTCATTAATCGTGTTGCTGTACTCACCAACAAATATTACAATGGCGAAATTCCGCAACCATCAGCATTTAAACCTATAGACGAGGCAACCTTGGCAGCTGTAAAAGCATATCCTGCGGTAATTGCAAGTTCCATTGAGCGTTACCGTTTTAGAGAAGGCAGCCAAGAACTTATGAATTTGGCACGTCTCGGCAACAAGTATTTAGCGGACGAAGAGCCTTGGAAAACTATAAAAACAGACGAAGAACGTACAAAAACCGTAATGTTTGTGGCTTTACAAATTGCTTCGGCATTAGCAGTATTAAGCGAACCGTTTTTACCGTTTACGTCTGATAAATTGAAATCTATTCTTTGTCATTCTGAACTTGTTTCAGAATCTAATTGGGAAGACATTTCAATCAAAGACGTTTTACTTCCTTCTGGTCACAGCATTCAATCCGGAAAACCAGAATTATTATTTTCTAAGATTGAAGATGAGACTATTCAAAAACAATTAGATAAGCTTGAGGCTAGTAAAAAAGCTAACGAAGCAGCTAATAAAAAAGTAGAACCTCAAAAGGAGGAAATAACTTTTGATGATTTTACAAAATTAGACCTTCGCGTTGGTACCATTTTAGAGGCTGAAAAAATGCCAAAAACTAAAAAATTATTAGTGCTTAAAGTTGATACTGGTATAGACACACGTACTATTGTTTCTGGTATTGCGGAAAGCTTTTCGCCAGAAGACGTCATTGGCAAACGTGTAACAGTTTTAGTCAACTTAGCACCAAGAAAACTGCGAGGTGTAGAAAGTCAAGGTATGATTTTAATGACCGAAGATAAGCGTGGTAATTTAGTGTTTGTAAATCCTAATACCGAAGGGGTTGCTAACGGCTTGAAAATAAGTTAA
- a CDS encoding arsenate reductase family protein, translating into MKKIYHLSTCDTCKRIINELNLPEDFQFQDIKTEAITEKQIEEMRSLTDSYESLFSKRARLYKELDLKNKSLTEEDYKKYILEHYTFLKRPVIIYNNTIYIGNSKKVVEAAKKAIHG; encoded by the coding sequence ATGAAAAAAATCTATCATCTAAGCACTTGTGATACTTGCAAAAGAATAATTAACGAACTTAATCTACCTGAAGATTTTCAATTTCAAGATATAAAGACCGAAGCTATTACAGAAAAACAGATTGAGGAAATGCGTAGCTTAACTGACAGTTACGAAAGTCTTTTTAGTAAGCGTGCGAGACTTTATAAAGAATTAGATTTAAAGAACAAATCTCTTACAGAAGAGGATTATAAAAAATATATTTTAGAACATTACACCTTCCTAAAACGACCTGTTATTATTTATAACAATACCATTTACATAGGCAACTCTAAAAAAGTAGTTGAAGCGGCAAAAAAAGCAATACATGGATAG
- the gmk gene encoding guanylate kinase: MSKEELKKQGKLIVFSAPSGSGKTTIVRHLLKQPDLNLEFSISATSREARGNETHGKDYYYLSLSEFKNKIKNDEFLEWEEVYRDNFYGTLKAEVERIWAKGKHVIFDIDVSGGLRIKRKFPEQTLAIFVKPPDLNELVRRLKDRGEESPEKISMRVAKAPAELATAPLFDEIVVNSNLDEALENAYKLVSEFIKK; this comes from the coding sequence GTGTCTAAAGAAGAATTAAAAAAACAAGGCAAGCTTATTGTATTTTCAGCACCTTCAGGTTCTGGTAAAACCACAATTGTACGTCACCTTTTAAAACAACCAGATTTAAATTTAGAGTTTTCAATTTCTGCTACATCACGTGAGGCTCGTGGCAATGAAACGCATGGTAAGGACTATTATTATCTATCATTATCAGAGTTTAAAAACAAGATTAAAAACGATGAGTTTTTAGAATGGGAAGAAGTTTACAGAGATAATTTTTATGGTACATTAAAAGCTGAAGTTGAGCGTATTTGGGCAAAAGGAAAGCATGTTATTTTTGATATTGATGTCTCAGGTGGTTTACGTATAAAGCGTAAATTCCCAGAACAAACTTTAGCCATTTTTGTAAAGCCACCAGATTTAAATGAATTGGTAAGACGTTTAAAAGATCGTGGAGAAGAAAGCCCTGAGAAAATAAGTATGCGTGTTGCAAAAGCACCTGCAGAGTTAGCAACAGCTCCACTTTTTGATGAGATTGTTGTGAACTCTAATTTAGACGAAGCTCTAGAAAATGCTTATAAATTAGTATCAGAGTTTATTAAAAAATAA
- the nadD gene encoding nicotinate (nicotinamide) nucleotide adenylyltransferase codes for MKIGLYFGTFNPIHIGHLTIANHLAEHSDLDQIWFVVTPQSPFKKKSSLLDNRQRYEMVYRATESYLKLKPSDIEFGLKQPNYTIDTLTYLEEKFPDYEFALIMGEDNLKSFHKWKNHELILENYRIYVYPRMSKGEVDLQFKNHPKIFNISAPIMELSSTFIRKEIKAERNVRPMLPDKVWQYIDEMNFYKHF; via the coding sequence ATGAAAATAGGTCTTTACTTTGGCACATTTAATCCAATACACATTGGTCATTTAACCATAGCTAATCATCTAGCAGAGCATAGCGATCTCGACCAAATTTGGTTTGTAGTAACACCTCAAAGTCCATTTAAGAAAAAGAGTAGCCTGCTAGATAACAGGCAGCGCTATGAAATGGTTTATCGAGCAACTGAAAGCTATTTAAAATTAAAACCTAGCGATATAGAATTTGGATTAAAACAGCCTAACTATACCATAGACACACTTACCTATCTCGAAGAAAAATTCCCTGATTATGAATTTGCCCTAATTATGGGAGAAGACAACTTAAAGAGCTTTCATAAGTGGAAAAACCACGAGTTAATCTTAGAAAATTATAGGATTTATGTATACCCTCGGATGTCTAAAGGTGAGGTAGATCTACAATTTAAAAATCATCCAAAAATTTTTAACATTTCTGCGCCAATAATGGAGCTATCTTCTACGTTTATAAGAAAAGAAATTAAAGCAGAAAGGAACGTACGCCCAATGTTACCCGATAAAGTGTGGCAATACATAGACGAAATGAATTTTTATAAACATTTTTAG
- a CDS encoding YraN family protein → MAQHNELGKKGEQLAVAFLIENSYDIVERNYRFDKAEVDIIAQKDNVLAIVEVKTRSSLDFGNPQDFVKPKQIKNLVKAVDEYVTENDLDVEVRFDIIAIVKTKKHFEIEHLENAFYHF, encoded by the coding sequence TTGGCACAGCACAACGAACTAGGTAAAAAAGGCGAACAACTTGCTGTAGCCTTTCTAATTGAGAATAGCTACGATATTGTTGAGCGCAATTACCGTTTTGATAAAGCCGAAGTAGATATTATTGCACAAAAAGATAATGTTTTGGCGATTGTTGAAGTAAAAACCAGAAGTTCTTTAGACTTTGGTAATCCTCAAGATTTTGTAAAACCAAAACAAATAAAAAACCTCGTAAAAGCGGTTGACGAATATGTAACCGAAAACGACTTAGATGTTGAAGTTAGATTCGATATTATTGCAATTGTAAAAACTAAAAAGCATTTTGAAATTGAGCATTTAGAAAATGCGTTTTATCATTTTTAA
- a CDS encoding DUF3298 and DUF4163 domain-containing protein → MINKNHISLLFLCLTLFFSCNNETKPISFENNSYENHYEADISVSIDEAIGKSEVSKIINFKIKETIISTLSDVTKKTSLESVLEDFDAEFITFKKQFPEASHPAWELHIETEKVYQSEEIITLSINTYEFKGGAHGNDKIRFLNLNANTGEVYKLSDIVNISDDFKALAKDHFLKSIDDDKKNNQIEDYFFGKPFQLPENIGFSDDGLVFLYNVYEVASYHQGYTEFVIPFDTVESYLKVE, encoded by the coding sequence ATGATTAACAAAAACCACATTTCGCTTTTATTTCTATGCTTAACTTTATTTTTTTCATGTAATAATGAAACTAAGCCTATAAGTTTTGAAAACAATTCATATGAAAATCACTACGAAGCCGATATTTCTGTTTCTATTGATGAGGCTATTGGTAAAAGTGAAGTAAGTAAGATTATAAACTTCAAAATAAAAGAAACTATAATTTCTACACTAAGTGATGTTACAAAAAAAACAAGCCTAGAATCTGTATTAGAAGATTTTGATGCCGAATTTATAACTTTTAAAAAGCAATTTCCAGAAGCATCTCATCCTGCTTGGGAACTACACATAGAAACCGAAAAGGTTTATCAGTCAGAAGAAATCATAACTTTATCCATTAACACCTATGAGTTTAAAGGTGGTGCTCACGGAAATGATAAAATTAGATTTTTAAATCTTAATGCTAATACAGGTGAGGTTTACAAACTTAGTGACATTGTAAATATTTCAGACGATTTTAAGGCACTGGCGAAGGATCATTTTTTAAAATCTATTGATGACGATAAAAAAAATAATCAAATAGAAGATTACTTTTTTGGAAAACCATTTCAGTTACCTGAAAATATTGGCTTTAGTGACGATGGGTTAGTATTCTTATATAATGTGTATGAAGTTGCTTCTTACCACCAAGGTTACACGGAGTTTGTTATTCCGTTTGATACGGTTGAATCTTATCTAAAAGTTGAGTAA
- a CDS encoding histone deacetylase translates to MLKIAYHPIYKHPLPVGHRFPMEKYELLPQQLLHEGTCEDNNFFEPEKPNDKYILAVHTPEYYYDLVNITLDQRAARKIGFPLSEVLVEREVIIADGTIKASEHALKHGIAMNIAGGTHHAYTNRGEAFCLLNDQAIGARYLQNKGLVNKVLIVDLDVHQGNGTAEIFKYDDSVFTFSMHGKSNYPFRKEQSDLDIALNNGTDDNTYLNLLKNTLTKLIDKQQPDFIYYLCGVDVVASDKLGKLGMTVKGCKERDRFVLQTCKDLNIPVMCSMGGGYSADIKIIVNAHANTFRLAQDIFF, encoded by the coding sequence ATGCTCAAAATAGCATACCACCCTATCTACAAGCATCCTTTGCCTGTAGGGCATCGTTTCCCTATGGAGAAATACGAATTGTTACCTCAGCAATTGTTGCATGAAGGCACCTGTGAGGACAACAATTTTTTTGAACCAGAAAAACCAAACGATAAATATATTTTGGCAGTGCACACACCAGAATATTATTACGATTTGGTAAATATTACTTTAGACCAACGTGCTGCACGAAAAATAGGGTTTCCGCTTAGTGAGGTTTTAGTTGAGCGCGAGGTCATCATTGCAGATGGCACCATAAAAGCAAGTGAACATGCCCTAAAACATGGTATTGCTATGAATATAGCTGGCGGCACACACCACGCCTATACCAATCGTGGTGAAGCGTTTTGCTTACTAAATGACCAAGCAATTGGAGCTCGATATCTTCAAAACAAAGGATTAGTAAACAAAGTTCTTATTGTGGATTTAGACGTGCATCAAGGCAATGGAACTGCAGAAATTTTTAAATACGACGATTCTGTTTTTACCTTTTCTATGCATGGCAAAAGCAACTATCCTTTTAGAAAAGAACAAAGCGATTTAGATATTGCGCTTAATAATGGCACAGATGACAATACCTACCTTAACTTATTAAAAAATACCTTAACCAAACTCATTGACAAACAACAACCCGATTTTATTTACTACCTCTGTGGCGTAGATGTAGTAGCTTCTGACAAATTAGGAAAACTAGGCATGACGGTTAAAGGCTGCAAAGAACGTGACCGTTTTGTCCTACAAACCTGCAAAGACCTCAACATTCCAGTTATGTGTAGTATGGGTGGAGGGTATTCTGCAGATATTAAAATTATAGTAAATGCGCATGCCAACACATTTCGGTTAGCACAAGACATTTTCTTCTAA
- a CDS encoding DMT family transporter, producing the protein MDSRKYALVALFTVQLLYGLNYTIAKTVMNESFIKPFGFVLLRVIGATVLFWLISFFFPKEKIEKKDYIKFVVAAMFGMVVNLLFFFKGLEYTSPIHASSIMTIIPVIILILSSYFLKEKITSKKIIGIVIALCGALVLTIYGKSGRVGDNVPLGNFLILINAISYSIYVILIKKLTEKYHPVTFIKWSFSIGLIMLIPFGYSELVEVQWHSFTPYITFSVIFVVVGATFGTYLLNPYALSQLKASTVGTFIYLQPVIAALFALAVGADFIDAIKIGAMVLIFTGVYLVSVKRKQKK; encoded by the coding sequence ATGGATAGTAGAAAGTATGCGTTAGTTGCATTGTTTACAGTACAGCTTTTATACGGTCTTAACTACACTATTGCTAAAACCGTAATGAATGAAAGCTTTATTAAACCATTTGGGTTTGTACTGTTAAGAGTAATAGGTGCAACTGTTCTATTTTGGTTAATAAGTTTCTTTTTTCCTAAAGAAAAAATTGAGAAGAAAGATTATATCAAATTTGTAGTGGCTGCCATGTTTGGTATGGTAGTAAATCTCTTATTCTTTTTTAAAGGTTTAGAATACACATCACCTATACATGCCTCTTCCATAATGACTATTATTCCGGTGATTATCCTTATACTTTCTTCCTACTTTCTAAAAGAAAAAATAACCTCAAAAAAAATTATAGGTATCGTCATTGCGCTATGTGGTGCACTTGTTTTAACCATTTATGGAAAATCTGGTAGAGTAGGCGATAATGTGCCTTTGGGAAATTTTCTTATCCTAATTAATGCCATTTCTTACAGTATATACGTAATTCTAATAAAAAAACTAACCGAAAAATATCATCCTGTCACATTTATAAAATGGTCTTTTTCAATTGGTTTAATTATGCTAATTCCTTTCGGTTACAGTGAATTAGTAGAAGTACAATGGCATTCATTTACACCATATATTACATTCTCTGTAATCTTTGTTGTTGTTGGGGCAACCTTTGGTACTTATCTATTAAACCCATACGCACTTAGTCAGTTAAAAGCTTCAACTGTAGGGACTTTTATTTACCTTCAGCCTGTTATAGCAGCACTTTTTGCCCTAGCCGTAGGTGCGGATTTTATAGATGCTATAAAAATTGGCGCTATGGTTCTTATTTTTACTGGTGTTTATCTGGTATCTGTAAAACGAAAGCAAAAAAAGTAG
- a CDS encoding helix-turn-helix domain-containing protein, with amino-acid sequence MMYFFKEFSTGAVFNIGNTKDLQAFVTPKQVDFYTFIWANQHAIELVIDSVPVTLPPNHILALTPIQYLQYRTGADALIYQFNREFYCIKDHDKQVSCVGILFFGNINIPIIKLNTIEQHKFKILHEVFIDELETKDNIQAEMLRMLMARFIIKSTRLLKAKEGIIETPKNTKIDLLRSFNFLVEQHFKTEHSVSFYAQQLFKSPKTLSNNFAKLNRSPLQIIHERIILEAKRLLTYTDKSAKEIAHDIGFEDASHLSRLFKKYTSKSPSEFKKSLKPID; translated from the coding sequence ATGATGTATTTTTTTAAAGAATTTTCTACTGGTGCAGTCTTCAATATCGGTAACACAAAAGATCTACAAGCATTTGTAACACCAAAGCAGGTCGATTTCTATACCTTTATTTGGGCAAACCAACACGCTATAGAACTTGTTATAGATAGCGTTCCGGTAACACTTCCACCAAATCATATCTTAGCCCTCACACCCATACAATATCTGCAATATAGAACTGGTGCCGATGCACTAATCTATCAGTTTAACCGTGAGTTTTACTGCATTAAAGATCATGATAAGCAAGTGAGCTGTGTTGGTATATTGTTTTTTGGTAACATAAATATTCCTATAATAAAACTCAATACAATAGAGCAGCACAAATTTAAAATATTACACGAAGTATTTATTGATGAGCTCGAAACAAAAGACAATATACAGGCCGAAATGCTGAGAATGCTTATGGCTAGGTTTATCATAAAAAGTACGCGACTTCTAAAAGCAAAAGAAGGCATTATTGAAACGCCCAAAAACACAAAGATAGATCTGCTTAGATCTTTTAATTTTTTAGTAGAACAACATTTTAAAACAGAACATAGTGTTTCGTTTTATGCCCAACAACTTTTTAAATCTCCTAAAACACTTTCTAATAATTTTGCCAAGCTAAACCGAAGCCCACTACAAATTATCCACGAGCGTATTATATTAGAAGCAAAACGATTATTAACCTACACAGATAAATCTGCAAAAGAAATTGCTCACGATATTGGTTTTGAAGATGCCTCTCACCTTAGCCGTTTATTTAAAAAATACACATCAAAATCTCCCTCTGAGTTTAAAAAGTCGCTTAAACCTATAGATTAG
- a CDS encoding YicC/YloC family endoribonuclease: MIQSMTGYGKSVLQLPTKKISIELKSLNSKNLDVNARMPSMYRAKELDIRKLLAKHLVRGKVDFSLYVEITGEDTSSKINKTVVKEYIKQLKDVVDGDDTELLKMAVRLPDAVTTERDDIDEDEWLKIADSINEAISKIVNYREDEGAILKQDFTDRIATLRELLEQVIAMDPERIEGVRTRLEKGIADIKEKVDENRFEQELVYYIEKFDITEEKVRLDNHLDYFIKALNSDDSNGKKLGFISQEIGREINTIGSKSNYAPMQKLVVQMKDELEKIKEQLLNVL, encoded by the coding sequence ATGATACAATCCATGACGGGTTATGGGAAATCAGTGTTACAGCTCCCTACCAAAAAAATATCTATAGAACTAAAATCACTAAACAGTAAGAATTTAGATGTTAATGCACGCATGCCATCCATGTATCGTGCTAAAGAATTAGACATAAGAAAACTTCTGGCCAAACATTTAGTTAGAGGAAAAGTAGATTTTTCGCTTTATGTTGAAATTACTGGTGAAGACACCAGCTCTAAAATCAATAAAACTGTTGTAAAAGAATATATTAAACAACTTAAGGATGTGGTTGATGGTGATGATACAGAACTATTAAAAATGGCTGTTCGTTTACCAGATGCAGTGACGACAGAGCGCGACGATATTGACGAAGACGAATGGTTAAAAATAGCAGATAGTATTAATGAAGCCATCTCTAAAATTGTAAACTACAGAGAAGACGAAGGTGCTATTTTAAAACAAGATTTTACCGATAGAATTGCTACGCTTAGAGAATTGCTAGAGCAAGTCATTGCAATGGATCCAGAACGTATAGAAGGCGTAAGAACGCGACTAGAAAAAGGCATTGCAGATATTAAGGAAAAAGTCGATGAAAATCGTTTTGAACAAGAGCTTGTTTACTATATAGAAAAGTTTGACATCACAGAAGAAAAAGTAAGGTTAGACAACCATTTAGATTATTTCATTAAAGCTTTGAATTCTGACGATTCTAACGGAAAAAAACTTGGTTTTATCTCTCAAGAAATTGGTAGAGAAATCAATACTATTGGTTCAAAATCTAATTATGCACCTATGCAAAAGCTCGTGGTGCAAATGAAAGATGAGCTTGAAAAAATAAAGGAACAATTATTGAATGTGCTTTAA
- a CDS encoding LD-carboxypeptidase produces the protein MNSKLITPKYLKMGDTVAIVAPSGILNNREREVQQAIDLLNDWGLNTILGEHVFSKADHFAGTDAERCEDLQKAMDDPTVSAIWCARGGYGTVRILDKLDYTKFKEKPKWVIGYSDITALHNQLHNEGFESLHALMCVSLTQDIAEVQASVDTFKAALFGNPENYVLEGSEYNRVGEATGQLIGGNLTMLHTMLGSDTSLDTSGKILFIEEIGEYKYHIDRMLQSMKRAGYFEKLKGLVIGDMSKLRKNTTLWGTSIEQLILDALSDYDFPIAFNMPAGHEKDNRALVLGRTVELKVGMEKSSLKFINN, from the coding sequence ATGAACAGTAAACTCATAACGCCAAAATATCTAAAAATGGGTGATACCGTCGCTATTGTAGCACCATCAGGTATATTAAATAACAGAGAGCGAGAAGTGCAACAAGCCATAGACTTGCTAAACGATTGGGGATTAAATACCATTTTAGGTGAGCATGTATTTAGTAAGGCTGACCATTTTGCAGGTACGGATGCAGAACGTTGTGAAGATCTGCAAAAGGCTATGGATGATCCAACAGTTAGTGCTATCTGGTGTGCAAGAGGTGGTTACGGTACAGTGAGAATCTTGGATAAGTTGGATTATACAAAGTTTAAAGAAAAGCCCAAATGGGTTATAGGCTATAGTGATATTACAGCATTACATAATCAGTTGCATAATGAAGGTTTTGAATCTTTACATGCGTTAATGTGTGTGAGTCTAACTCAAGATATTGCTGAAGTACAAGCATCTGTAGATACCTTTAAAGCTGCTCTGTTCGGTAATCCTGAAAATTATGTTTTAGAAGGTTCTGAATATAACCGAGTAGGTGAAGCAACAGGTCAATTAATTGGTGGAAATTTAACCATGTTACATACTATGCTGGGCTCTGATACAAGTTTAGATACCTCTGGAAAAATCTTGTTTATTGAAGAAATAGGTGAATACAAATATCATATAGATCGTATGCTACAAAGTATGAAGCGTGCAGGCTATTTTGAAAAACTTAAAGGATTAGTTATAGGAGATATGTCTAAATTGAGAAAAAACACAACACTTTGGGGCACATCGATAGAGCAACTTATACTAGATGCCTTGTCGGATTATGATTTCCCCATAGCTTTTAATATGCCAGCCGGCCATGAAAAAGATAATAGAGCATTGGTGTTGGGACGGACAGTTGAGTTAAAAGTCGGGATGGAAAAGTCTAGTCTTAAATTTATAAACAACTAA
- a CDS encoding acyl-CoA thioesterase, translated as MYKKQFEIRWSDVDANGHLANSAYTNFMSHARMSFFSEQGFSMPEIMKHNIGPVVFYEHMYYFKESFIGTPITVTIEVSGLSEDGMLFMFEHNFYNHKGEHLAYCEMQGAWIDLKARKLTALPDELLKLAHTFPKSENYKVLTKEDTRKHGVRPKPLEI; from the coding sequence ATGTATAAAAAACAGTTTGAAATTCGTTGGAGCGATGTTGATGCTAATGGCCATTTGGCTAACTCTGCTTACACCAATTTTATGAGTCATGCTAGGATGTCTTTTTTTAGTGAACAAGGCTTTTCTATGCCAGAAATTATGAAGCACAATATTGGACCTGTAGTATTCTATGAGCATATGTACTATTTTAAAGAGTCTTTTATTGGTACGCCAATTACAGTTACTATTGAAGTGTCTGGTTTGAGTGAGGATGGTATGCTTTTTATGTTTGAACATAATTTTTATAACCATAAAGGAGAGCATTTGGCTTATTGTGAAATGCAAGGAGCTTGGATAGACCTAAAAGCTAGAAAACTGACTGCTTTGCCGGACGAATTATTAAAGTTGGCACATACATTCCCAAAGTCTGAAAACTATAAAGTGCTTACCAAAGAAGACACCAGGAAGCATGGTGTGAGACCGAAACCACTTGAGATTTAA
- a CDS encoding ferritin: MLSKSIEAALNKQIRIEAESSQVYLAMAVWAEVKGLEGISNFMYDQSDEEREHMLKLVKFVNERGGHAHISELNAPNVTFNSFQEMFQKLLKHEVFVSESINELVHISLQEKDYATHNFLQWYVAEQIEEEAVARTILDKINMIGDDKGGLYLFDRDIQQLTVSSAAQTPGPGI; encoded by the coding sequence ATGTTATCAAAATCAATTGAAGCTGCATTAAATAAACAAATAAGAATTGAAGCTGAGTCATCTCAAGTTTACCTAGCCATGGCTGTTTGGGCCGAAGTAAAAGGGCTAGAAGGTATATCTAATTTTATGTACGACCAGTCAGATGAAGAACGAGAGCATATGTTAAAGCTTGTAAAATTTGTCAATGAACGCGGAGGACATGCACATATCTCAGAATTAAACGCACCAAACGTTACCTTTAATTCGTTTCAGGAAATGTTCCAAAAACTTCTAAAGCATGAGGTATTTGTCTCAGAAAGTATTAACGAATTAGTTCATATTTCTTTACAAGAAAAAGATTACGCAACACACAATTTCCTTCAGTGGTATGTTGCTGAACAAATTGAAGAAGAAGCAGTGGCAAGAACTATTCTTGATAAAATTAACATGATTGGAGATGATAAAGGAGGGCTTTATTTATTTGACAGAGACATACAACAGTTAACCGTAAGCTCTGCAGCTCAGACTCCTGGACCTGGTATTTAA